The Parasteatoda tepidariorum isolate YZ-2023 chromosome X2, CAS_Ptep_4.0, whole genome shotgun sequence genome includes a region encoding these proteins:
- the LOC122269384 gene encoding acanthoscurrin-2-like produces the protein MDLKVVTVTILTLMDLAFCGFIGGGNDGGGLFDGLQGGFGGGGHGGGFGGGGHGGGGHGGGLAIVVPVESVKVLGNGGIGGGKGDFGGFDGWNIGGWNIGGGGGGWNTGGGLGGYRIKGHIQNIGGGTGGKGGFGGFGNHGGGFGNLGGKGGFGNFGGKGGFGGGFGGGFQLRPGFGNNKGSAWR, from the exons ATGGATTTAAAA gtAGTTACAGTAACTATCCTTACATTGATGGATTTAGCCTTTTGTGGTTTCATTGGAGGAGGAAATGATGGGGGAGGACTATTTGATGGATTACAAGGAGGCTTTGGTGGAGGTGGCCATGGTGGTGGATTTGGTGGAGGAGGACATGGTGGAGGAGGACATGGTGGAGGATTAGCAATTGTTGTTCCTGTAGAAAGTGTAAAAGTGCTAGGGAATGGAGGAATAGGAGGTGGTAAAGGAGACTTTGGAGGATTTGATGGTTGGAATATTGGTGGTTGGAATATTGGTGGTGGAGGAGGTGGTTGGAATACTGGAGGTGGGTTAGGAGGATACAGGATCAAAGGTCACATTCAAAATATTGGTGGAGGTACTGGAGGAAAAGGAGGCTTTGGTGGATTTGGAAACCATGGTGGAGGCTTTGGAAACCTCGGTGGAAAAGGAGGATTTGGAAATTTTGGCGGTAAAGGAGGTTTTGGAGGAGGATTTGGTGGAGGATTTCAACTGAGGCCAggttttggaaataataaagGGAGTGCATGGAGATAG
- the LOC107455411 gene encoding uncharacterized protein translates to MKFLAFLTLLLIGEALAHPTIVKKYGSNNNEESESYGNEESYGAENDKSNEGKEYQILGMYDEGLENSYMKDEQAMSNGYSKTQTNENQDTSYGNGGDKTGISYGTEMGNSNGYGSGAGMSSGTSNGYGMGAGLGSGTGSGNGYGMGTGLGSGMGYGAGLGSGTGNGKGYGMGAGSGSGTGSGSGYGMGAGLGSGSGYGAGLGSGTGNGNGYGMGAGLGSGTGSGSGYGMGAGSGSGSGYGAGLGSGSGYGAGLGSGSGSGKGYGMGAGLGSGTGNGNGYGAGMGNGGNGKNMNGYGSENSYSKGNEKGSMQKYMEMQSFVSYPKNYEKESSNDYNQNMNGGYTSFEENKNGNQKEGNIIIVPIIKHVPVIKHVPVVEYIKVVKKDNNEGKKQKSNGSQGYSNGKNKNQDFSSQGYMRRGDNSHIWMTKESMNNNQGAWSKSDGKSLKYNM, encoded by the exons ATGAAGTTTTTG gcTTTTCTGACTCTTCTTCTGATTGGTGAAGCACTTGCACACCCCACCATAGTTAAGAAATATGgaagtaataataatgaagaatcTGAAAGTTATGGAAATGAAGAAAGTTACGGTGCAGAAAAcgataaaagtaatgaaggaaAAGAATATCAGATCTTAGGAATGTATGATGAAGGTTTAGAAAACAGTTATATGAAAGACGAACAAGCTATGTCCAATGGATACTCGAAGACACAAACCAATGAAAACCAAGATACAAGTTATGGCAATGGGGGTGACAAAACTGGCATTAGTTATGGTACTGAAATGGGAAATAGCAATGGATATGGCTCTGGTGCTGGTATGAGCAGCGGAACTAGCAATGGATATGGTATGGGAGCTGGCTTAGGTAGCGGAACTGGGAGTGGCAACGGATATGGTATGGGTACTGGTCTAGGTAGCGGAATGGGCTATGGTGCTGGATTAGGAAGCGGAACTGGCAATGGAAAAGGATATGGTATGGGAGCTGGTTCAGGCAGTGGAACTGGGAGTGGTAGTGGATATGGTATGGGTGCTGGTTTAGGTAGTGGAAGTGGCTATGGTGCTGGATTAGGAAGCGGAACTGGCAATGGAAACGGATATGGTATGGGAGCTGGTTTAGGCAGTGGAACTGGGAGTGGTAGCGGATATGGTATGGGTGCTGGTTCAGGTAGTGGAAGTGGCTATGGTGCTGGTTTAGGCAGTGGAAGTGGCTATGGTGCTGGTTTAGGAAGCGGATCTGGCAGTGGAAAGGGATATGGTATGGGAGCTGGCTTAGGAAGTGGAACTGGCAATGGTAACGGATATGGAGCTGGTATGGGTAATGGAGGAAATGGCAAAAATATGAATGGTTATGGTAGTGAAAACTCATATTCCAAGGGAAATGAAAAAGGTTCAATGCAGAAGTATATGGAAATGCAATCATTCGTCAGCTATcctaaaaactatgaaaaagaaTCCAGCAATGATTACAATCAGAACATGAATGGTGGATACACTAGCttcgaagaaaataaaaatggaaaccAAAAGGAAGGCAACATTATTATTGTACCAATTATCAAGCATGTACCTGTAATAAAACATGTTCCAGTTGTAGAATACATAAAAGTAGTGAAAAAAGATAACAATGAAGGaaagaaacagaaaagtaaTGGCTCCCAAGGATACAGCaacggaaaaaataaaaatcaagatttcTCGTCTCAAGGCTATATGAGGAGAGGAGACAATAGTCACATTTGGATGACTAAAGAAAGTATGAATAACAATCAAGGAGCATGGTCCAAATCAGATGGAAAATccctaaaatataatatgtga